The following coding sequences lie in one Streptomyces sp. NBC_00510 genomic window:
- the galT gene encoding galactose-1-phosphate uridylyltransferase, with protein sequence MKKTSTRLADGRELIYYDLRDDEPRDAVDRRPLDPVTSASEIRHDPLLGDFVAIASHRQARTYHPPADECPLCPSRDGRLSEIPEDHYDVAVFENRFPSLSGKHGRCEVVCFTDRHDKSFADLTPEQARLVLDAWTDRTAELSRLPGVEQVYCFENRGEEIGVTLGHPHGQIYGYPYATPRTELMLRSLERHREATGGRNLFDDLVAREREDGSRVVLDGEHWTAFVPYSAHWPYEVHLYPRRRVPDLTALDEAARAEFPGLYLELLRRFDRLFGPEGAPPTPYISGWHQAPFSSAQREEFALHLELFTIRRTEGKLKYLAGSESGMSVFINDVPPETAASRLREVASP encoded by the coding sequence GTGAAGAAGACATCGACCCGGCTCGCCGACGGGCGCGAGCTGATCTACTACGACCTGCGCGACGACGAGCCCCGCGACGCCGTCGACCGCCGCCCGCTGGACCCGGTGACCAGCGCTTCGGAGATCCGCCACGACCCGCTGCTCGGTGACTTCGTCGCCATCGCCTCCCACCGCCAGGCCCGCACCTACCACCCGCCCGCGGACGAGTGCCCGCTGTGCCCGTCCCGGGACGGCCGGTTGAGCGAGATCCCGGAAGACCACTACGACGTGGCCGTCTTCGAGAACCGCTTTCCCTCGCTCAGCGGAAAACATGGCCGTTGTGAGGTCGTCTGCTTCACCGACCGGCACGACAAGTCCTTCGCCGACCTCACCCCCGAGCAGGCGCGGCTGGTCCTCGACGCCTGGACCGACCGCACGGCCGAACTCTCCCGGCTGCCCGGCGTCGAGCAGGTCTACTGCTTCGAGAACCGCGGCGAGGAGATCGGCGTCACCCTCGGCCACCCGCACGGCCAGATCTACGGCTACCCGTACGCCACCCCGCGCACCGAGCTGATGCTGCGTTCGCTGGAGCGGCACCGCGAGGCCACCGGCGGCCGCAACCTCTTCGACGACCTCGTGGCGCGCGAGCGCGAGGACGGCAGCCGTGTCGTCCTGGATGGCGAGCACTGGACGGCGTTCGTGCCGTACTCCGCGCACTGGCCGTACGAGGTGCACCTCTACCCCCGCCGCAGGGTGCCGGACCTCACGGCCCTGGACGAGGCGGCCCGCGCCGAGTTCCCCGGGCTCTACCTGGAACTGCTCCGCCGTTTCGACCGGCTGTTCGGTCCCGAGGGGGCGCCGCCCACCCCGTACATCTCCGGCTGGCACCAGGCGCCGTTCAGCAGTGCGCAGCGCGAGGAGTTCGCGCTCCACCTGGAGCTGTTCACGATCCGCCGCACCGAGGGGAAGCTCAAGTACCTCGCGGGCTCCGAGTCCGGCATGAGCGTCTTCATCAACGACGTGCCGCCGGAGACCGCCGCGAGCCGCCTGAGGGAGGTCGCCTCCCCGTGA
- the galE gene encoding UDP-glucose 4-epimerase GalE, which yields MSDPRTKKVLVTGGAGYVGSVVAAHLLEAGHRVTVLDDLSTGFRDGVPEGADFVEGRVQDAAKVLDATYDAVLHFAASSQVGESVVHPEKYWRNNVVGTLDLLTAMRDAGVRRLVFSSTAATYGEPKSVPITEDDPTLPTSPYGASKLAVDHMITSEAVAHGLAAVSLRYFNVAGAYGVSGERHDPESHLIPLVLQVAQGRREAISVYGDDYPTPDGTCVRDYIHVADLAEAHLLAVDAPAFGEHLICNLGNGNGFSVREVIETVRQVTGHPVPEVVAPRRGGDPAVLVASAERAMERLGWRPSRTDLAEIVRDAWTFAQDLRDREGAK from the coding sequence GTGAGCGACCCTCGCACGAAGAAGGTTCTGGTCACCGGAGGCGCCGGTTACGTCGGCAGCGTCGTGGCGGCCCATCTGCTGGAGGCGGGGCACCGGGTCACCGTCCTGGACGACCTGTCCACCGGCTTCCGGGACGGCGTCCCCGAGGGCGCCGACTTCGTCGAGGGGCGCGTCCAGGACGCGGCGAAGGTGCTCGACGCCACCTACGACGCCGTGCTGCACTTCGCCGCCAGCTCCCAGGTCGGCGAGTCCGTCGTCCACCCCGAGAAGTACTGGCGCAACAACGTCGTGGGCACGCTGGACCTGCTCACGGCGATGCGTGACGCCGGGGTCCGGCGGCTGGTCTTCTCCTCCACCGCCGCCACCTACGGCGAGCCGAAGTCCGTCCCGATCACCGAGGACGACCCGACGCTGCCGACCAGCCCGTACGGCGCGTCCAAGCTCGCCGTCGACCACATGATCACCAGCGAGGCCGTCGCCCACGGCCTGGCGGCGGTCTCCCTGCGCTACTTCAACGTCGCGGGCGCCTACGGGGTGTCCGGCGAGCGCCACGACCCCGAGTCGCACCTCATCCCGCTCGTGCTGCAGGTCGCCCAGGGACGCCGGGAGGCGATCTCGGTCTACGGCGACGACTACCCGACCCCCGACGGCACCTGCGTCCGCGACTACATCCACGTCGCCGACCTGGCCGAGGCGCATCTGCTCGCCGTCGACGCGCCCGCCTTCGGCGAGCACCTGATCTGCAACCTCGGCAACGGCAACGGCTTCTCCGTGCGCGAGGTCATCGAGACCGTCCGCCAGGTCACCGGTCACCCCGTCCCCGAGGTCGTCGCCCCGCGCCGCGGCGGCGACCCGGCCGTCCTGGTGGCCTCCGCCGAGCGGGCCATGGAGCGCCTGGGCTGGCGTCCCTCGCGCACCGACCTCGCCGAGATCGTCCGCGACGCCTGGACCTTCGCGCAGGACCTGCGGGACCGGGAGGGCGCCAAGTGA